In Kiritimatiellia bacterium, one DNA window encodes the following:
- a CDS encoding choice-of-anchor Q domain-containing protein — protein sequence MKAYFPAVSARSLCAFLICFSVTAFCGRAATTYYVATNNAGIDPYTSWDTAGSNIIGVVNTAQENGADNTVLVSNGTYQLTNQINITNLLALQSVNGPAAAALDGQNAVRCISISNSAPLVNGFTFTRGYAIFNGGGIQVASSAGTVSNCAFYNNCVNQHGAGVSFYNATAGTVANCMFYQNTNGTANSGLGGGLCYVNCSLAVLKNCIFWENRALNTNLTGGANVQGYGGVAIYSSPAQVQNCLFYRNDSKANGGGLGFSTMGTKSAFVDNCTFVGNTASNLGGGIYMSNFVNVVARNSIIWSNTAPTHADASLATANLTNCCIKDTNGVINWNTSGNITGNPSFMNASADNYRLQNNSPCVNAGINQNWMTNAVDLDGKSRICYGTVDMGAYECIHGGAICVFK from the coding sequence ATGAAAGCGTATTTTCCGGCGGTTTCCGCGCGCAGTCTGTGCGCGTTCCTGATTTGTTTTTCTGTTACCGCTTTTTGCGGCCGGGCCGCCACGACCTACTACGTGGCGACGAATAATGCCGGTATTGATCCATACACCAGCTGGGATACGGCCGGTTCCAATATTATCGGGGTGGTAAATACCGCCCAGGAAAACGGGGCTGACAACACGGTGCTGGTGTCGAATGGGACTTACCAGCTGACCAATCAGATAAATATTACCAACCTTCTTGCGTTGCAAAGCGTTAATGGGCCGGCCGCCGCGGCACTGGACGGTCAAAACGCCGTGCGTTGCATATCTATAAGCAACAGCGCGCCGTTGGTGAACGGGTTTACCTTCACGCGCGGATATGCGATTTTTAATGGCGGTGGCATTCAGGTTGCCTCATCCGCAGGCACGGTAAGCAATTGCGCTTTCTATAATAACTGCGTAAACCAACATGGCGCCGGGGTTTCTTTCTACAATGCAACCGCTGGAACCGTAGCCAATTGCATGTTTTACCAGAATACCAACGGCACTGCAAATTCTGGTTTGGGTGGTGGGTTATGTTATGTAAATTGTTCGCTCGCGGTGCTAAAGAACTGCATTTTTTGGGAAAACCGGGCGTTAAACACCAATCTAACAGGGGGCGCCAACGTCCAGGGCTATGGCGGCGTGGCAATCTATAGTTCACCGGCGCAGGTTCAAAACTGTCTTTTTTACCGCAATGATAGTAAAGCTAACGGCGGCGGCCTGGGGTTTTCCACAATGGGTACCAAATCCGCTTTCGTGGATAATTGCACATTCGTGGGCAATACGGCGTCCAACTTAGGCGGCGGGATTTATATGTCCAATTTTGTTAATGTGGTTGCGCGTAATTCAATTATCTGGAGCAATACCGCTCCGACCCATGCTGATGCGTCTTTGGCGACCGCCAATCTGACCAACTGCTGCATAAAGGACACGAACGGAGTCATCAACTGGAACACTTCCGGGAATATCACCGGTAATCCGTCATTTATGAATGCCAGCGCGGATAATTATCGCCTGCAAAACAATTCGCCTTGCGTAAACGCCGGGATTAACCAGAATTGGATGACCAACGCGGTTGACTTGGACGGAAAAAGCCGCATTTGTTACGGCACGGTTGACATGGGCGCATATGAATGCATTCACGGTGGGGCGATTTGTGTCTTCAAATAA
- a CDS encoding prolyl oligopeptidase family serine peptidase, translating into MTKKKPLLVALHTWSGSYRQPEPDYARWCIQNGWCFIHPHFRGPNWTPQALGSELVVQDIVSAVQFALKTYGIDQDQIYLIGVSGGAHAALLMAGRRPDIWAGVSAWCGICDLRQWWKERGPKNRYSQNIEAACGGCPEIDGRAAEECVKRSPAAYLANARTVNLDINAGVKDGRSGSVPFTHSLRAFNIVAQENDKICESDIEWFYKEMKAPSRLLGEVFDPLYGRQKPLFRKISKNVRVTIFDGGHEIIPAAALNWLAQQRKGSPPVWEIKSPVNFESLEEITKSGL; encoded by the coding sequence ATGACAAAGAAGAAACCTTTGCTGGTGGCGCTTCATACATGGTCGGGCAGTTATCGCCAGCCTGAGCCGGATTATGCGCGTTGGTGTATTCAAAATGGATGGTGCTTTATTCATCCTCATTTCCGTGGGCCGAACTGGACGCCTCAGGCGCTTGGCTCGGAACTTGTTGTTCAGGATATCGTCAGCGCGGTTCAGTTTGCTCTGAAAACATATGGAATTGATCAGGATCAAATCTATCTTATCGGCGTGTCTGGCGGCGCGCATGCCGCGTTGCTCATGGCGGGCAGGCGTCCGGATATCTGGGCTGGCGTGTCGGCTTGGTGCGGAATATGCGATCTAAGGCAATGGTGGAAAGAGCGCGGCCCAAAGAACCGCTATTCGCAAAATATTGAGGCGGCATGCGGCGGATGTCCCGAGATTGATGGCAGAGCGGCGGAAGAATGCGTCAAACGGTCTCCGGCAGCTTATTTGGCGAATGCCAGGACGGTCAATCTTGACATTAACGCCGGAGTGAAGGATGGCCGTTCCGGAAGCGTGCCTTTTACGCATTCTTTGCGCGCTTTTAATATTGTTGCTCAAGAAAATGATAAAATCTGCGAGTCGGATATTGAATGGTTTTATAAGGAAATGAAAGCGCCTTCCCGGCTGTTAGGCGAGGTCTTTGACCCGCTTTATGGCCGGCAGAAGCCGCTGTTCCGGAAAATATCAAAGAATGTTCGTGTCACGATTTTTGATGGCGGACACGAAATTATTCCTGCGGCTGCCTTGAATTGGCTCGCGCAACAACGCAAAGGCAGTCCTCCAGTCTGGGAAATCAAGTCGCCGGTGAATTTTGAGTCGCTGGAAGAGATCACTAAATCCGGATTGTAA